A single region of the Gemmatimonas sp. UBA7669 genome encodes:
- a CDS encoding GAF domain-containing protein, whose product MPPLAQDEVARIAELHSFAIMDTPPEPRFDAIVALAAELCGTPYALITLLDDQRQWFKARVGFADPETPREDSFCQYALNRRGLLEVPDTLLDPRFRENRYVVNDPNLRFYAGAPLTAPSGHVLGTLCVIDTAPRTLTDTQRRALETLSALVMTELQLRRALTAQEELTHALEKQNRELVDAQAVARVGSWVTDLRSLEVRWSLEVHRIFQTDPDHFEVTHASFLERVHPDDRAKVDAAFAASVSHTDPCVLEHRIVLPTGETRLLEERWQSHREADGRITQAIGTCHDITEARAAEQRLRRLTRMYALLSEINDAIVHTPDRGQLYQRVCEIAVTTGGMRAAWIGLKSGDVPELFIVASAGAVASYLTERRITWTDTPEGQGPTGRAIRGNRRSICNDIANDSIMLPWRDAALEAGYRASASFPLRRDGQAIGALSLYADAVDSFDAEEVAVLDKLAANLDFALGAIDREEARRMAQREREQLEQQLLRAQRLESIGTLAGGIAHDLNNVLTPIVFSIDMLRDGVTDDDLLPVLDEIGRSARRGADMVRQLLLFARGSETERRPMSVDIVLLDIVATMQETFPRSITVRTELANDLPWVVGDRTQLHQVVLNLCVNARDAMPAGGTLTLSASRMQIEAGDPSVPPDVEAGSYVLIEVADTGTGMDEDTQQRIFDPFFTTKAVGEGTGLGLSTSRSIVTSHGGFIQVRSTPGEGSTFRIGVPAVVRQSAELPPSVTSQLPRGSGERVLLVDDEAPIRHLAATLLTSYGYILTVAENGEEALNAFAAAPSEFDVVVTDLMMPVMDGVEFIKAARVLRPDLPIIASSGFHDESRREAVEALLVSEFLPKPYTAEAMLRALRHVLHGQAVTALP is encoded by the coding sequence ATGCCCCCTCTGGCACAGGACGAAGTCGCGCGAATCGCGGAGCTGCATTCCTTCGCGATCATGGACACGCCACCCGAGCCGCGCTTCGACGCCATCGTGGCTCTCGCCGCAGAACTTTGTGGTACGCCGTATGCCCTGATCACGTTGCTCGACGACCAGCGGCAGTGGTTCAAGGCCCGGGTGGGTTTTGCCGATCCGGAAACACCACGTGAAGATTCCTTCTGCCAGTACGCGCTCAATCGGCGCGGCCTGCTGGAGGTGCCGGATACGCTGCTTGATCCGCGGTTCCGCGAGAATCGCTATGTCGTGAATGACCCGAACCTGCGCTTCTATGCGGGAGCCCCGCTGACGGCGCCCTCGGGGCACGTGCTGGGTACGCTCTGCGTCATCGACACGGCGCCTCGCACGTTGACGGACACGCAGCGCCGGGCACTCGAAACCCTCAGTGCGCTCGTGATGACGGAACTGCAGTTGCGCCGCGCTCTGACTGCGCAGGAGGAGCTGACACACGCGCTGGAGAAACAGAACCGGGAGCTGGTGGACGCGCAGGCTGTGGCCAGAGTGGGCAGCTGGGTCACTGACCTCCGTTCGTTGGAGGTACGCTGGTCTTTGGAGGTGCACCGGATCTTCCAGACGGACCCGGACCACTTCGAGGTCACGCACGCATCATTTCTCGAGCGTGTGCACCCGGACGATCGGGCCAAGGTGGATGCGGCCTTTGCAGCCTCGGTGTCGCACACGGATCCCTGCGTGCTCGAGCATCGCATCGTGCTGCCAACCGGCGAAACTCGCCTGCTGGAGGAGCGCTGGCAGTCCCATCGCGAAGCGGACGGTCGCATCACGCAGGCCATTGGCACCTGTCATGACATCACGGAGGCGCGGGCCGCCGAACAGCGTCTGCGCCGCCTGACGCGCATGTATGCGTTGCTGAGTGAGATCAACGACGCCATCGTGCACACGCCGGATCGCGGACAGCTCTACCAGCGTGTGTGCGAAATTGCCGTGACCACTGGCGGCATGCGGGCCGCGTGGATCGGGCTCAAGAGTGGGGACGTGCCGGAGTTGTTCATCGTGGCTTCGGCGGGGGCCGTGGCGTCCTACCTCACGGAGCGGCGCATTACCTGGACCGATACCCCGGAAGGTCAGGGCCCAACCGGTCGCGCCATTCGTGGCAATCGTCGCAGTATTTGCAATGACATCGCGAACGATTCCATCATGTTGCCGTGGCGAGACGCGGCGCTGGAAGCCGGGTACCGTGCGTCGGCGAGCTTTCCGCTGCGGCGCGATGGGCAGGCCATTGGCGCGCTGTCCCTCTATGCGGACGCGGTGGATTCGTTCGACGCCGAAGAAGTGGCGGTGCTCGACAAGCTCGCGGCCAATCTGGACTTTGCGCTTGGTGCCATTGACCGTGAAGAAGCGCGGCGCATGGCGCAGCGTGAGCGGGAGCAGCTTGAACAGCAGCTGCTGCGGGCGCAGCGACTCGAAAGCATCGGCACACTGGCGGGTGGCATTGCGCACGATCTCAACAACGTGCTCACCCCCATTGTGTTCTCCATCGATATGTTGCGCGATGGGGTGACCGACGACGACCTGCTGCCCGTTCTCGACGAGATCGGACGCAGCGCGCGTCGTGGTGCGGACATGGTGAGGCAGCTGCTGCTGTTTGCCCGTGGATCGGAGACCGAGCGTCGTCCCATGTCGGTGGACATCGTGCTGCTGGACATTGTGGCCACGATGCAGGAGACCTTCCCGCGCTCCATCACGGTGCGAACCGAATTGGCAAATGACCTGCCGTGGGTGGTGGGTGATCGCACCCAGCTGCATCAGGTCGTGCTCAATCTCTGCGTGAACGCGCGTGATGCGATGCCGGCCGGTGGCACGCTCACGCTCTCGGCAAGCCGGATGCAGATCGAAGCCGGTGATCCGTCCGTGCCGCCGGATGTGGAGGCCGGTTCGTATGTCCTCATCGAGGTGGCCGATACGGGTACCGGCATGGACGAAGACACGCAGCAGCGCATCTTCGACCCGTTTTTCACCACCAAGGCCGTTGGTGAGGGCACCGGGCTCGGTTTGTCCACGTCACGGTCCATTGTCACCAGCCACGGCGGCTTCATTCAGGTCCGCAGTACGCCGGGGGAGGGTTCCACCTTTCGCATTGGCGTACCGGCCGTCGTCCGCCAGAGTGCCGAATTGCCGCCGTCTGTCACGTCGCAGCTGCCGCGCGGTAGTGGAGAACGTGTGCTGCTCGTGGACGACGAAGCGCCCATTCGCCATCTGGCGGCAACGCTGCTCACGTCGTATGGCTATATCCTGACCGTTGCAGAGAACGGCGAAGAGGCACTGAACGCTTTTGCAGCGGCGCCCTCGGAGTTCGACGTCGTGGTCACCGACCTCATGATGCCGGTGATGGACGGAGTCGAGTTCATCAAGGCGGCGCGGGTCCTGCGTCCTGACCTGCCCATCATTGCCTCCAGCGGCTTCCACGACGAATCACGGCGTGAGGCCGTGGAAGCCCTGCTGGTGTCGGAGTTCCTGCCCAAGCCCTACACGGCCGAGGCCATGTTGCGCGCGCTGCGCCACGTGCTGCACGGCCAGGCGGTTACGGCGCTGCCTTGA
- a CDS encoding pirin family protein — MSIRPVRRIASAQPTIEGAGVHLHRAFGFGDTSETDPFLLFDDFRNDVPRQYAQGFPWHPHRGIETITYVLAGQVEHADSLGNRGMLGAGDVQWMTAGRGIVHHEMPQGDPQGRMHGFQLWANLPSSLKMTAPRYQDVQSGDIAEIMDDDGTRVRVICGEFWGKRGPVDGIAADPCYLDVSVPAGVKKSLPVDAYRSTFAYIFEGSGTFRHASDPMGVLTERSAGNDDDLVRDMSGNRSLVLFDSGDEVVVRAGSEGIRFLLVSGAPIKEPVAWYGPIVMNTQAELEQAVRELRAGTFIKD; from the coding sequence ATGTCCATTCGTCCTGTTCGTCGCATCGCCAGCGCACAGCCCACCATCGAAGGCGCCGGCGTGCACCTGCATCGAGCCTTCGGTTTCGGCGACACCAGCGAAACGGACCCGTTTCTGCTGTTCGACGACTTCCGTAACGACGTGCCCCGGCAGTATGCCCAGGGATTTCCCTGGCATCCGCATCGTGGTATTGAAACCATCACCTACGTGCTGGCGGGGCAGGTGGAGCACGCCGACTCGCTCGGCAATCGTGGCATGCTGGGTGCGGGTGACGTGCAGTGGATGACGGCTGGGCGCGGCATCGTGCATCACGAAATGCCGCAGGGCGATCCTCAGGGTCGCATGCACGGCTTCCAGCTCTGGGCCAACCTGCCGTCGTCACTCAAGATGACGGCGCCGCGCTACCAGGACGTGCAGTCGGGCGACATCGCCGAGATCATGGACGACGATGGCACGCGCGTGCGCGTGATCTGTGGCGAGTTCTGGGGGAAGCGCGGCCCGGTGGACGGCATTGCGGCCGATCCCTGCTATCTCGACGTGTCCGTGCCCGCCGGAGTGAAAAAGTCACTGCCGGTGGACGCATATCGCAGCACATTCGCCTACATTTTCGAGGGGAGTGGCACGTTTCGCCACGCTTCCGATCCGATGGGTGTGCTGACCGAGCGCAGCGCCGGTAACGACGACGATCTGGTGCGCGACATGTCGGGCAACCGATCGCTGGTGTTGTTCGATTCCGGCGACGAGGTCGTCGTGCGTGCGGGCAGCGAGGGCATCCGCTTCCTGCTCGTGAGCGGCGCTCCCATCAAGGAACCGGTGGCGTGGTACGGGCCCATCGTGATGAACACCCAGGCCGAGTTGGAGCAGGCAGTGCGCGAGCTGCGCGCCGGGACGTTCATCAAGGACTGA
- a CDS encoding PEP-CTERM sorting domain-containing protein, translating to MTIMPTITVCLTVHTETRMPTVRSLLAPLIGSALLASSAQGQSIATQYETGTAYTTTSLTGFSTSGAAMAGMLVTARFASGDVFQGTWGNLGTQVYGGASFSAYGVSGLWGSLAFPTAGDSNDNFWFLRLASGDYGALLELTLNGAPGRTLFDCRFTTSGCDNFAGTLVNGTPGSSGAIAAQVAKTNQFVAQIGSHNLFDASDVLGVYSNSVSLTGNPPVGDLFEQFSLRFDGGMTIDQGLFLFAVDTDNAAVGAVIVPTTPVPEPSSLVLLVGAFGGLALAACRRRVA from the coding sequence ATGACGATCATGCCGACGATCACCGTCTGCCTCACCGTTCACACCGAGACTCGAATGCCGACCGTTCGCTCACTACTGGCTCCCCTGATTGGGAGCGCACTCCTTGCGTCCTCCGCGCAAGGGCAGAGTATCGCCACACAATACGAGACTGGCACGGCCTACACCACGACCAGTCTCACCGGCTTCTCCACCTCGGGCGCCGCGATGGCCGGCATGCTCGTCACGGCCAGGTTCGCGTCCGGCGACGTGTTCCAGGGGACGTGGGGCAACCTCGGGACGCAGGTCTACGGGGGGGCATCGTTCAGCGCGTACGGGGTGTCCGGCCTCTGGGGCTCACTCGCCTTTCCCACCGCGGGCGACAGCAATGACAACTTCTGGTTCCTGCGGCTCGCTTCGGGCGACTACGGTGCGCTGCTGGAACTGACGCTCAACGGAGCGCCCGGGCGCACGCTGTTCGATTGCCGGTTCACAACAAGTGGGTGCGACAACTTCGCAGGCACGCTCGTGAACGGTACTCCGGGGTCATCAGGTGCCATTGCGGCCCAGGTGGCAAAGACCAACCAATTCGTCGCACAGATTGGCAGCCACAACCTGTTCGACGCCTCCGACGTGCTTGGTGTCTATTCCAACTCGGTGTCCCTCACCGGCAATCCGCCAGTCGGCGATCTGTTCGAACAGTTCTCGTTGCGTTTTGACGGCGGCATGACGATTGATCAGGGACTCTTCCTTTTTGCGGTCGATACCGACAACGCTGCGGTCGGCGCCGTGATCGTTCCGACCACCCCTGTGCCTGAACCCTCGTCCTTGGTCCTGCTCGTTGGCGCATTCGGCGGACTCGCACTGGCTGCGTGTCGCCGCCGCGTCGCCTGA
- a CDS encoding DUF481 domain-containing protein, whose protein sequence is MIPRVVRHACCLVVLGAAALSAQAVPATTGNPTGNPAPKPAPKKKRVDFNATLGFSQTNGNASALATNVSNKLKYTIAGWSFQQDLAFFYGEANSKVNTNFWNGGLRADRTVAARVALFMATRYDRNVVQGIENRYQQGFGVTVAALDDKWNRLNVALGGSFFSQELTPGSVARASRAFPAARAAVDYRRKLTDVAYVQQTAEYLPAVGDSTSSYFVNAESAVVAPITKSVGLKIGYIVRYNSDPPVRNNLQLKTTDTFFSSGLTLTF, encoded by the coding sequence GTGATTCCACGCGTTGTACGTCATGCCTGTTGTTTGGTGGTGCTAGGTGCGGCCGCGTTGTCCGCGCAGGCGGTGCCGGCCACGACGGGCAATCCGACCGGGAACCCGGCCCCGAAACCTGCGCCCAAGAAGAAGCGCGTTGACTTCAACGCGACCCTGGGCTTCTCGCAGACCAACGGCAACGCATCGGCGCTGGCCACAAATGTCAGCAACAAGCTCAAGTACACGATTGCGGGTTGGTCCTTCCAGCAGGACTTGGCCTTTTTCTACGGCGAAGCCAATAGCAAGGTCAACACGAACTTCTGGAACGGCGGGTTGCGGGCCGATCGCACCGTGGCCGCGCGTGTCGCACTCTTCATGGCCACGCGCTACGACCGCAACGTGGTGCAGGGCATCGAAAATCGCTATCAGCAGGGCTTTGGCGTGACGGTGGCGGCGCTGGATGACAAGTGGAACCGGCTCAACGTTGCGCTGGGCGGGTCGTTCTTCAGTCAGGAACTGACACCGGGTTCCGTGGCGCGAGCCTCGCGTGCGTTTCCAGCGGCACGCGCCGCCGTGGACTATCGCCGCAAGCTCACCGACGTGGCGTACGTGCAGCAAACGGCGGAGTACCTGCCGGCGGTGGGAGACAGCACCTCGTCATACTTCGTGAACGCCGAGAGCGCGGTGGTGGCCCCCATTACCAAGAGCGTGGGCCTCAAGATCGGGTATATCGTGCGTTACAATTCCGATCCGCCCGTTCGCAACAACCTGCAGCTGAAAACGACCGACACGTTCTTCTCGTCGGGTCTCACCCTCACCTTCTGA
- a CDS encoding RNA polymerase sigma factor, with protein sequence MPPASALDQLLEKFDALARQVARTRGLDATEVDDVVQDVRIRLWKAHPTGENLATLTASYFVRVVTSAVVDHLRRKRRHSHTSLDAEHAAGVVPSTLQVAPTDHSERDALASKLRRALDTLAPNRRVLVLLHLEGYTREDMSSMTGWSEAKVRNLLYRGLDDLREALTAMEGTA encoded by the coding sequence ATGCCCCCCGCCTCCGCCCTCGACCAGCTCCTCGAAAAGTTCGACGCCCTGGCCCGCCAGGTGGCGCGAACCCGCGGGCTCGACGCCACCGAGGTGGACGACGTGGTGCAGGACGTCCGCATCAGGCTCTGGAAGGCCCATCCGACCGGTGAGAATCTCGCCACCCTCACGGCGTCTTATTTCGTGCGGGTCGTGACCTCGGCCGTCGTGGACCACCTGCGCCGCAAGCGGCGGCACTCGCACACGTCGCTCGACGCTGAGCACGCAGCGGGCGTCGTGCCGAGTACTCTGCAGGTGGCGCCGACGGACCACAGCGAGCGCGACGCGCTGGCCAGCAAGCTGCGCCGCGCGTTGGACACACTGGCGCCCAATCGCCGGGTGCTGGTGCTGCTCCACCTCGAGGGCTACACGCGCGAGGACATGAGCAGCATGACGGGCTGGTCGGAGGCCAAGGTTCGGAACCTGCTGTATCGTGGACTCGACGATCTGCGCGAGGCCCTCACTGCCATGGAAGGCACCGCATGA
- a CDS encoding efflux RND transporter periplasmic adaptor subunit: MRPTRTRHGRVVPIVLAVLFIGLAVAGLLPRLAQSKARAAEQKEAVAPPAVFTESVQRDTASRPYEVPGTLSGLHETAIFARTNGFVRALRVDIGSTVRRGDTLVVLDQPELLEQLRQAEAVVAQTEASAALARTSLTRWTQLAGQGVVTPQELDERQATANVTEANVRAARANLANLREQQRFGALTAPFNGVVTARNIDLGSLVVAGAAATARPLLTLVQTDTVRVMLQVPQSAAPRLRVGLATRVLIRDLGDSAFVGRVVRTAGAIEPSSRTLLVEVQIPNTRRQLLPGMFAQVQLAIPAGSPALRIPAIALIVRGDGTQVARVEGDSIALVPITVTRDFGTTLEVSGALEAGDQLVVNPAESLTSGQRVRATVRGGAAPSATPAATPSAAPAAVKAAP; the protein is encoded by the coding sequence ATGCGCCCCACCCGCACACGTCACGGCCGAGTGGTACCCATCGTGCTGGCGGTACTGTTCATCGGTTTGGCGGTGGCGGGTTTGCTGCCCCGGCTTGCACAATCCAAGGCGCGCGCCGCAGAGCAAAAGGAGGCCGTCGCGCCGCCGGCGGTGTTCACCGAATCGGTGCAGCGTGACACAGCCAGTCGCCCGTATGAAGTTCCCGGCACGCTCAGTGGACTGCACGAGACGGCCATCTTTGCGCGCACCAACGGATTCGTGCGCGCGTTGCGCGTTGACATCGGCTCGACCGTGCGCCGTGGGGATACGCTGGTGGTGCTCGATCAACCCGAGTTGCTTGAGCAGTTGCGACAGGCGGAGGCGGTGGTGGCGCAGACTGAGGCCAGTGCCGCACTGGCCCGCACGTCACTCACGCGCTGGACACAATTGGCCGGCCAGGGTGTGGTGACGCCGCAGGAACTCGACGAACGTCAGGCCACGGCCAACGTGACGGAGGCCAATGTGCGGGCGGCGCGCGCCAATCTCGCCAACTTGCGGGAGCAGCAGCGATTTGGTGCGCTGACCGCCCCCTTCAATGGCGTGGTCACAGCGCGCAACATCGACCTGGGATCTCTGGTGGTGGCCGGCGCGGCGGCCACGGCGCGACCGCTGCTCACGCTGGTGCAAACGGACACCGTGCGCGTCATGCTGCAGGTGCCTCAGAGTGCGGCACCTCGTCTGCGCGTGGGCCTCGCCACCCGCGTGCTCATCCGCGATCTGGGCGATAGCGCGTTTGTGGGTCGGGTTGTGCGCACGGCTGGCGCCATCGAACCCAGCTCGCGCACCCTGCTGGTGGAAGTGCAGATCCCCAACACACGACGCCAGCTCCTGCCCGGCATGTTTGCGCAGGTGCAGCTGGCTATTCCGGCTGGATCGCCGGCGCTGCGCATTCCGGCCATTGCACTCATCGTGCGCGGCGATGGCACACAGGTGGCGCGCGTCGAGGGCGACAGCATCGCGCTCGTGCCCATCACCGTCACTCGCGACTTCGGCACCACGCTTGAGGTCTCGGGTGCCCTCGAGGCTGGCGATCAGCTCGTCGTCAATCCCGCCGAGTCGTTGACCAGTGGTCAGCGGGTTCGCGCGACCGTCCGAGGTGGCGCCGCACCGTCTGCAACACCTGCCGCCACTCCTTCCGCAGCACCGGCTGCCGTCAAGGCAGCGCCGTAA
- a CDS encoding DUF481 domain-containing protein, giving the protein MPIRAATTRALVLSLLLASVAGAQAADAPKKNLEVSGNAGFAQTNGNANALTTNFGNKLKYSLKGWALGQDLAFFYGEADNKVNANFWNGGLRAERTLTPRLGLFVATRFDRNVLQGIASRFEEGFGLDAKLIVAPKDKLNMQIGGSAFQVNLTPGSTTAGKRHFPAARVGLDYKHSFSELAFFQQTAEYLPNLSESGVYLVNTESSIVAPLSKRLGLKFGYLVRYNSTPPERNGVVLKKTDTFFSSGLTFSY; this is encoded by the coding sequence ATGCCCATCCGTGCCGCGACGACGCGTGCGCTGGTCCTGTCCCTGCTGCTGGCGTCGGTGGCCGGCGCCCAGGCCGCCGATGCGCCCAAGAAGAACCTCGAAGTCTCGGGCAATGCGGGATTTGCGCAGACCAACGGCAATGCCAACGCCCTCACCACGAACTTCGGCAACAAGCTGAAGTACTCACTCAAGGGCTGGGCGCTGGGCCAGGATCTCGCCTTCTTCTACGGCGAGGCAGACAACAAGGTGAACGCGAACTTCTGGAACGGCGGCCTGCGTGCCGAACGCACGCTCACCCCACGCCTTGGCCTGTTCGTGGCCACACGCTTCGACCGCAATGTGCTGCAGGGTATCGCCAGTCGTTTCGAGGAGGGCTTTGGTCTCGACGCCAAGCTCATTGTCGCGCCCAAGGACAAGCTCAACATGCAGATCGGTGGCTCGGCCTTTCAGGTGAACCTCACGCCGGGTTCGACCACGGCCGGGAAGCGCCACTTCCCCGCCGCGCGCGTGGGCCTCGACTACAAGCACAGCTTCTCCGAGCTGGCTTTCTTCCAGCAGACGGCCGAGTACCTGCCGAATCTTTCGGAAAGCGGCGTGTACCTGGTGAATACCGAGTCCTCCATTGTGGCCCCGCTGTCCAAGCGCCTTGGGCTCAAGTTCGGCTATCTCGTGCGCTACAACTCCACGCCGCCCGAGCGCAATGGGGTGGTACTCAAGAAGACCGACACCTTCTTTTCCAGCGGGCTGACGTTCTCGTACTGA
- a CDS encoding serine/threonine-protein kinase, with protein MKGSSELPTELGPLREAIRGQYLIQRELGRGGMGIVLLAQDERLDRLVALKVLPPTLAASPEIRERFLREARMAAQLSHPHIVPVFSADEVQGFAFFAMGYVDGETLGERIRARGTLPPAEVVRVLRETAWALAYAHARGIVHRDVKPDNILIERGTGRAFVSDFGIARAEFNAALTQDGLVLGSVHFMSPEQSAGEPLDGRSDLYALGCIGFLALSGRLPFDSNMPQKVLLAHATQDPPLLRSVAPDVPPALAAVIDQCLRKRADARFPTGEALADALGKALESLDQRPAAAEKALSSAEAMAVWRRAAELQAEAASRLEARIRRDETRALRPVGSADTEADEAPAVSISSDAFRLRDVEAAAVEAGISQRYVALALDELRAAPAGTALAEPLSPWRDRVATRLLGTAQRTLSVSRIIRAAPGEVLPAMGRTFQSSPWLLHLRDTLGGHPLDGGVLVFALPDMVGGDYKWTWTRYGVYVPEVRVSLASVPGDPRATEVTMAIDLRRGLTANLFGYGAVMSAFGSGGGVVGAVVAKKALAMVGAALIGPAATGALLAGLAAVAMAGPLYRWEMRKAAEELNAALAGIELGMRAFNLFGTLGDRPAPRPIDPTLGY; from the coding sequence ATGAAGGGATCTTCGGAACTGCCGACCGAGCTGGGGCCACTGCGTGAGGCCATTCGTGGGCAATACCTCATCCAACGCGAATTGGGACGCGGTGGGATGGGTATTGTGCTGCTGGCGCAGGACGAGCGATTGGACCGCCTGGTCGCGCTCAAGGTGTTGCCCCCGACGCTGGCGGCCAGCCCGGAAATCCGCGAGCGCTTCCTGCGCGAAGCGCGCATGGCCGCCCAGCTCTCCCATCCGCACATCGTGCCGGTCTTCAGCGCCGACGAAGTGCAGGGCTTCGCCTTCTTCGCCATGGGCTACGTCGACGGCGAGACCCTGGGCGAGCGCATTCGCGCGCGTGGCACGCTGCCGCCTGCGGAAGTCGTGCGTGTGCTGCGTGAAACCGCCTGGGCGCTGGCGTACGCGCACGCGCGCGGCATTGTCCATCGTGATGTCAAACCCGACAACATCCTGATTGAGCGCGGCACAGGCCGCGCATTCGTGAGTGACTTCGGTATTGCACGCGCCGAATTCAACGCCGCACTCACGCAGGATGGACTGGTACTGGGCAGCGTGCACTTCATGAGTCCTGAGCAGTCGGCCGGTGAGCCACTCGACGGACGCAGCGACCTGTACGCGCTCGGGTGCATTGGCTTTCTCGCCCTCAGTGGGCGCCTGCCCTTCGACAGCAACATGCCGCAGAAGGTGCTGCTGGCGCATGCCACCCAGGATCCGCCGCTGCTCCGCAGCGTGGCGCCCGACGTGCCACCGGCACTCGCAGCGGTCATCGATCAGTGTCTGCGCAAACGCGCCGACGCCCGCTTTCCCACCGGCGAGGCGTTGGCGGATGCGCTGGGCAAGGCGCTCGAGTCGCTGGACCAGCGGCCGGCCGCGGCCGAGAAGGCGCTGTCGAGTGCCGAAGCCATGGCGGTGTGGCGCCGCGCGGCCGAACTGCAGGCGGAGGCGGCATCGCGACTCGAGGCGCGCATCCGCCGTGATGAAACGCGCGCGCTGCGCCCCGTGGGCAGCGCCGATACCGAGGCCGACGAAGCACCCGCCGTCTCAATCAGCAGCGACGCCTTTCGCCTGCGGGACGTGGAAGCGGCCGCAGTGGAAGCGGGTATCTCGCAACGCTATGTCGCACTCGCACTGGATGAACTGCGTGCGGCGCCCGCCGGTACGGCACTCGCCGAGCCGCTCTCGCCATGGCGTGATCGTGTGGCCACGCGACTCCTTGGCACGGCGCAGCGCACCTTGTCGGTCAGTCGCATCATTCGCGCCGCACCCGGCGAGGTACTGCCCGCCATGGGACGCACCTTCCAGTCTTCGCCCTGGCTGCTGCACCTGCGCGATACGCTGGGCGGCCATCCACTCGACGGCGGGGTGCTGGTGTTCGCGTTGCCCGACATGGTGGGCGGTGACTACAAGTGGACCTGGACGCGCTACGGGGTCTATGTCCCCGAAGTGCGTGTGAGTCTTGCCAGCGTGCCCGGTGATCCGCGCGCCACCGAAGTCACCATGGCCATCGATCTGCGGCGCGGCCTCACGGCCAACCTCTTCGGGTACGGCGCGGTGATGTCCGCCTTTGGCAGTGGCGGAGGCGTGGTAGGGGCAGTGGTGGCCAAGAAGGCGCTGGCCATGGTGGGCGCCGCGCTCATAGGTCCGGCGGCCACCGGCGCGCTGCTCGCCGGGTTGGCCGCCGTCGCCATGGCCGGTCCACTCTACCGATGGGAGATGCGCAAGGCCGCCGAGGAACTCAACGCGGCGCTCGCCGGCATCGAGCTGGGCATGCGCGCCTTCAATCTCTTCGGCACGCTGGGTGATCGGCCCGCGCCCCGACCGATCGATCCGACGCTCGGGTACTGA